A part of Helicobacter fennelliae genomic DNA contains:
- the lepA gene encoding translation elongation factor 4, producing MQELIRNFSIIAHIDHGKSTLADRLIQECGAVSEREMTSQIMDTMDIEKERGITIKAQSVRLTYPYNNKTYILNLIDTPGHVDFSYEVSRSLGSCEGALLVVDASQGVEAQTIANVYIAIDNNLEILPVINKIDLPAADPLKVADEIEQTIGIDCSNVLCVSAKSGIGIKELIESIIQKIPPPNGDENAPTKALIYDSWFDNYLGALALVRLKEGKLIKGKKIRVMSTQKTYEVLGLYYPNPIQKIPTHTIQCGEIGIVSLGLKSLTDLAVGDTITDGENPTKCPIEGFMPAKPFVFAGIYPIETDKFEELRDALNKLRLNDSALSFEPETSIALGFGFRVGFLGLLHMEVVKERLEREFGLNLIATAPTVIYEVYCTDGTMLLVQNPSQLPEVQKIALIKEPYVRAHIITPSEYLGNIITLLNNKRGVQEKLDYITESRVMLEYALPSNEIVMDFYDKLKSCTKGYASFDYEPIEYREGDLVKLDIRVAGEIVDALSIIVDRSKSYEKGRALVESMKDLIPRQLFEVAIQASIGTKIIARETIKSMGKNVTAKCYGGDITRKRKLLEKQKEGKKRMKAIGKVELPQEAFLAVLKID from the coding sequence ATGCAAGAGCTTATCCGTAATTTTTCTATTATCGCCCATATCGATCATGGCAAATCAACCCTTGCTGATAGGCTTATCCAAGAGTGTGGAGCTGTAAGCGAGCGAGAGATGACAAGCCAAATTATGGATACAATGGATATTGAAAAAGAACGTGGCATAACAATCAAAGCACAATCTGTCCGACTCACCTACCCATACAACAACAAAACCTATATTCTTAATCTCATCGATACGCCCGGACATGTGGATTTTAGCTATGAAGTTTCTCGCTCACTTGGCTCTTGCGAGGGTGCATTGCTTGTGGTTGATGCAAGTCAGGGTGTCGAAGCGCAAACCATTGCAAATGTCTATATTGCTATTGATAATAATCTTGAGATTCTGCCTGTGATAAACAAAATCGATTTGCCTGCAGCTGATCCACTCAAAGTCGCTGATGAGATAGAGCAAACCATTGGTATAGATTGCTCAAATGTGCTTTGTGTGAGCGCAAAAAGTGGCATAGGCATAAAAGAACTCATAGAATCCATAATCCAAAAAATACCCCCTCCAAATGGCGATGAAAACGCGCCGACAAAAGCTCTTATTTATGACTCTTGGTTTGATAATTATTTAGGTGCTCTAGCACTTGTGCGCCTCAAAGAAGGAAAGCTTATAAAAGGGAAAAAAATCCGTGTGATGAGCACTCAAAAAACATACGAGGTGCTCGGACTCTACTATCCAAACCCAATCCAAAAAATCCCAACACACACAATACAATGCGGAGAAATTGGCATTGTGTCTTTGGGACTCAAATCCCTTACAGATCTTGCTGTGGGCGATACGATCACTGATGGTGAAAATCCTACCAAATGTCCGATAGAGGGCTTTATGCCTGCCAAACCTTTTGTCTTTGCTGGAATCTACCCGATAGAGACTGATAAATTTGAAGAATTACGCGATGCGCTTAATAAACTCCGACTCAATGATTCTGCACTAAGCTTCGAGCCTGAGACATCGATTGCACTTGGGTTTGGATTCCGCGTTGGGTTTTTGGGACTTTTGCATATGGAGGTTGTCAAAGAGCGATTAGAGCGAGAATTTGGGCTAAATCTCATCGCCACTGCACCCACCGTGATTTATGAGGTGTATTGCACTGATGGCACAATGCTTTTGGTGCAGAATCCAAGCCAGCTTCCTGAAGTCCAAAAAATAGCCTTAATCAAAGAGCCTTATGTCCGCGCGCACATCATCACCCCAAGCGAATATTTAGGCAATATCATCACACTTTTAAACAACAAACGCGGCGTCCAAGAAAAGCTTGACTACATCACAGAAAGTCGCGTGATGCTTGAGTATGCGCTGCCTAGCAATGAGATTGTTATGGATTTTTATGACAAGCTTAAATCCTGCACAAAAGGCTATGCAAGCTTTGATTATGAGCCAATCGAATACAGAGAGGGTGATTTAGTCAAGCTTGATATACGAGTAGCAGGAGAGATTGTCGATGCATTATCTATTATTGTTGATAGAAGCAAAAGCTATGAAAAGGGACGAGCACTTGTAGAATCTATGAAAGATCTTATTCCAAGACAGCTCTTTGAAGTGGCGATCCAAGCGAGTATCGGGACAAAAATCATCGCTCGAGAAACCATAAAATCCATGGGCAAAAATGTTACAGCAAAATGCTATGGTGGCGACATCACGCGCAAAAGAAAATTATTAGAAAAACAAAAAGAAGGCAAAAAGCGAATGAAAGCCATAGGCAAAGTAGAACTTCCACAAGAAGCTTTTCTTGCCGTGCTTAAGATTGATTGA
- the lon gene encoding endopeptidase La yields MPAQSLNNFPAVIPVIIEEETFIYPFTIAPIFLYDEDNMKAANKALEQNDLIFVCCAKNNPESSNEDNFYDVGVIGTIMRKVSLPDGRVKLLFQGITKGKILSIESKNPIEAMVEVIAYKDYHLDKVEAMMKVLRERVQALANISQVFPPDLLKTIDDNNEPNRVIDLIASTLRLKKDQSYKLFASDDVEERLMMLIDFVSEEIQIQNLQKEIKSRVHNKMEQTNREYFLKEQLRQIQKELGIDKQRDEEIEQYQNKLESIKGFLNEDAYKEIQKQITRLSRMHQDSGDANILQNYVEWVLEIPFGQYAKERLSIKNVRKQLDLDHYSLQKPKERIVEYFAVRELLAQQQKSSKKQDSKSSNENLDFGNSNDKTDKKLSSEKASGKGTILCFYGPPGVGKTSLANSIAKAIGRPLVRIALGGLEDVNELRGHRRTYIGAMPGRIVQGLIEAKEMNPVMVLDEIDKVSRGVRGDPTSVLLEILDPEQNVAFRDYYTNFSVDLSQVIFIATANDITTIPAPLRDRMEFISVSSYTPQEKEQIAFKYLIPQELKEHGLSTKELDFSKESIKVLIEKYTREAGVRNLRRVLASIMRKVTTQILENPKFKPIKLTPKMIPEFLDKIVFEIDPTQKKPRIGVVNGLAWTSVGGDLLKIEAIKLLGKGQLTLTGSLGDVMKESAHIAHSVVKVLFDNGELALSKSKKQTTKSKKIDFAKSIYNQYDIHLHVPEGATPKDGPSAGIAMACVIASILCEKPIRGDIAMTGELTLSGDVLPIGGLKEKLIAAHKAGVKQVLIPVKNFERDLVEIPDEVKKDLKITSVRTIQEVIDLALV; encoded by the coding sequence ATGCCAGCACAAAGTTTGAATAATTTTCCAGCGGTTATTCCCGTTATCATCGAGGAGGAGACTTTTATTTATCCTTTTACGATAGCACCGATTTTTTTGTATGACGAAGACAATATGAAAGCGGCAAATAAGGCATTAGAGCAAAATGATTTGATTTTTGTATGCTGTGCCAAAAATAATCCAGAATCCTCAAATGAAGATAATTTCTATGATGTCGGGGTGATTGGGACGATTATGCGTAAGGTATCACTGCCTGATGGAAGGGTAAAGCTTCTTTTTCAAGGGATCACAAAAGGTAAGATTCTCTCTATCGAGAGCAAAAATCCGATAGAAGCGATGGTTGAGGTTATCGCGTATAAAGATTATCATCTTGATAAAGTCGAAGCGATGATGAAAGTATTACGCGAGAGGGTGCAGGCATTAGCAAATATCAGTCAGGTTTTTCCGCCTGATCTTTTGAAAACTATTGATGATAATAATGAGCCAAATCGCGTGATCGATCTTATCGCTTCGACTTTGCGCCTCAAAAAAGATCAGTCCTACAAGCTTTTTGCCAGCGATGATGTAGAAGAGCGATTGATGATGCTTATAGATTTTGTGAGTGAAGAGATACAAATCCAAAATCTCCAAAAAGAGATAAAATCGCGCGTGCATAATAAAATGGAGCAGACAAATCGCGAGTATTTTCTCAAAGAGCAATTACGACAAATCCAAAAAGAGCTTGGCATAGATAAGCAACGTGATGAGGAGATTGAGCAATACCAAAACAAACTAGAATCTATCAAGGGGTTTTTGAACGAAGATGCGTATAAAGAAATCCAAAAGCAAATCACAAGACTTTCGCGAATGCATCAAGATAGTGGCGATGCAAATATTTTACAAAATTATGTCGAATGGGTGCTTGAGATTCCATTTGGGCAGTATGCAAAAGAGAGGCTATCAATCAAAAATGTCCGCAAACAATTAGATTTAGATCATTATTCTTTGCAAAAGCCAAAAGAGCGAATCGTAGAATATTTCGCAGTCAGAGAGCTTCTCGCACAGCAGCAAAAATCCTCTAAAAAACAGGATTCTAAAAGCTCTAATGAGAATCTAGATTTTGGAAATTCAAACGACAAAACCGACAAAAAGCTAAGCAGTGAAAAAGCAAGTGGCAAAGGCACAATATTGTGTTTTTATGGACCGCCGGGCGTTGGCAAAACAAGCCTTGCAAATTCTATCGCAAAAGCCATTGGGCGACCACTTGTGAGGATTGCTTTGGGTGGATTAGAAGATGTCAATGAATTACGAGGGCATAGAAGGACATATATCGGTGCTATGCCAGGTCGGATCGTGCAAGGACTGATTGAGGCAAAAGAGATGAATCCAGTTATGGTGCTTGATGAGATTGATAAAGTATCGCGAGGCGTGCGGGGTGATCCTACAAGTGTGCTACTTGAGATTCTCGATCCGGAGCAAAATGTTGCGTTTAGAGATTATTATACAAATTTTAGTGTCGATCTCTCGCAAGTGATTTTTATCGCCACAGCAAATGACATCACAACCATTCCAGCACCATTGCGAGATCGAATGGAATTTATCTCTGTATCAAGCTACACACCGCAAGAAAAAGAGCAAATCGCATTCAAATACCTTATCCCTCAAGAGCTTAAAGAACATGGTTTAAGCACAAAAGAGCTTGACTTTAGCAAAGAAAGCATAAAAGTGCTTATAGAAAAATACACAAGAGAGGCGGGCGTGCGGAATCTTCGGAGGGTGCTTGCTTCTATCATGCGAAAAGTAACGACACAGATTTTGGAGAATCCAAAATTTAAGCCAATCAAACTCACGCCAAAAATGATTCCGGAATTTTTGGATAAGATTGTTTTTGAAATCGATCCGACACAAAAAAAGCCGCGTATTGGCGTTGTCAATGGGCTTGCTTGGACGAGCGTGGGTGGAGATTTGCTCAAAATCGAAGCGATAAAACTTCTTGGTAAAGGACAGCTCACACTCACAGGAAGTCTAGGTGATGTGATGAAAGAATCCGCTCATATAGCGCATTCTGTGGTGAAGGTTTTGTTTGATAATGGTGAGCTTGCGCTTTCAAAATCCAAAAAGCAAACTACAAAAAGTAAAAAAATAGATTTCGCTAAATCAATTTATAATCAATATGACATTCATCTTCATGTGCCAGAGGGCGCGACCCCAAAAGATGGACCAAGTGCTGGGATCGCTATGGCGTGCGTGATTGCATCTATTTTGTGTGAGAAACCAATCCGAGGCGATATTGCAATGACAGGCGAGCTTACTTTAAGTGGCGATGTTTTGCCAATTGGCGGACTAAAAGAAAAACTTATCGCAGCGCATAAAGCTGGCGTAAAGCAGGTGCTTATTCCGGTGAAAAATTTTGAACGCGATTTGGTAGAAATCCCTGATGAAGTCAAAAAAGATCTCAAAATCACAAGTGTCCGCACAATTCAAGAAGTTATAGATCTTGCGTTGGTGTAA
- a CDS encoding FkbM family methyltransferase gives MIKAFLRKILPHKIWQKIATFKNLYITKFSTKSYAQEGEDLILSEIFASHTKGFYVDIGAHHPFRFSNTYLFYKKGWRGINVDAMPGSMKLFNTFRSRDINIECGIAKKLHKNTLGGGAMTYYSFSEPALNTFSSTLAKAYQQNSTLLDTIQIQVQSLEQILDSALPKNTHIDFLSIDVEGLDREVLESNNWDKYQPKVILIESPEKSLESLVQNPIYQFLKALDYELYAKSMRTLIFKKSINTTSDRLKVS, from the coding sequence ATGATAAAAGCTTTTCTTAGAAAAATATTGCCACATAAAATATGGCAAAAAATAGCTACTTTCAAGAATCTGTATATCACAAAATTTTCTACAAAATCTTACGCTCAAGAAGGTGAAGATCTCATTTTATCTGAAATCTTTGCATCACACACAAAAGGATTTTATGTTGATATTGGCGCACACCACCCTTTTCGCTTTTCAAATACATATCTTTTTTACAAAAAAGGTTGGCGTGGGATTAATGTCGATGCAATGCCCGGAAGTATGAAACTTTTTAATACATTTAGATCGCGAGATATAAATATCGAATGTGGCATAGCCAAAAAACTTCACAAAAATACGCTTGGGGGGGGGGCAATGACATATTATAGTTTTAGCGAGCCTGCACTCAATACCTTTAGCTCGACTTTAGCAAAAGCCTATCAACAAAACTCCACACTTTTAGACACAATACAAATCCAAGTGCAATCATTAGAGCAGATTTTAGATTCTGCCCTACCGAAAAATACACATATAGATTTTTTGAGTATTGATGTAGAAGGGCTTGATAGGGAAGTTTTAGAATCAAATAATTGGGATAAATACCAACCAAAAGTAATCCTTATAGAAAGTCCTGAAAAAAGCTTAGAATCTTTAGTGCAAAATCCTATTTATCAATTTTTAAAAGCATTGGATTATGAATTATATGCAAAATCTATGCGAACGCTTATTTTTAAAAAATCCATAAACACCACATCAGATAGATTAAAGGTATCATAA
- the ftsZ gene encoding cell division protein FtsZ, giving the protein MAQDVNIEIQEVKTTKGAKIAVVGVGGGGSNMVAYLSSKGIHQDVTLIATNTDIQHLGSSPAQIKIPLGEKTTNGLGAGMNPEVGRKAAQESVEEIRRALGGADIVIVSAGLGGGTGTGAAPVIAETAKEMGALTISIATKPFKFEGSKRTKLAESGLEELKKASDSIIVIPNEKLLSISSKTAGIKDCFAQVDDVLCRAVNGISGVILNHGSTDINVDFADLKKIIDYKGLALMGTGEASGENAAIDAIRMAIESPLFDNLSINGAMGVVINFELHPNYPLIQITEAMTLVSDAADDNAEIIWGTQTNADRPEDSVKVTIIATGFEKDIIENNKSHAQQEKAQKEAPSTLFTDANFESFRRVSGSDDLFEIDLEKPSYLRHKKD; this is encoded by the coding sequence ATGGCACAAGATGTAAATATTGAAATACAAGAGGTAAAAACCACAAAAGGGGCAAAAATAGCAGTTGTTGGTGTAGGCGGTGGAGGATCAAATATGGTTGCCTATCTTTCTTCAAAAGGTATTCATCAAGATGTTACACTCATTGCTACAAATACAGATATTCAGCATCTTGGCTCTTCTCCTGCACAAATCAAAATCCCCTTGGGTGAAAAAACGACAAATGGATTGGGTGCGGGTATGAATCCTGAAGTCGGCAGAAAAGCTGCACAAGAAAGCGTAGAAGAGATTAGACGCGCTCTAGGCGGGGCAGATATTGTTATCGTTTCAGCAGGACTTGGAGGCGGGACAGGAACAGGGGCTGCGCCTGTGATCGCAGAAACTGCCAAAGAAATGGGTGCTCTGACTATATCTATTGCCACAAAGCCATTTAAATTCGAAGGCTCAAAGCGCACAAAACTTGCTGAAAGCGGATTAGAAGAGCTTAAAAAAGCTAGTGATTCAATTATTGTTATTCCAAATGAAAAACTTTTATCAATTAGCAGTAAAACTGCTGGAATCAAAGATTGTTTTGCGCAAGTTGATGATGTATTATGCCGAGCTGTAAATGGTATCTCTGGCGTTATACTCAATCATGGCTCAACAGATATAAATGTAGATTTTGCTGACCTCAAAAAAATCATCGATTACAAAGGCTTGGCACTCATGGGGACAGGAGAGGCAAGCGGAGAAAATGCAGCCATAGATGCTATTCGTATGGCGATAGAGTCTCCATTATTTGATAATCTCTCTATCAATGGCGCAATGGGCGTTGTTATTAATTTTGAATTACACCCAAATTATCCATTGATACAAATCACTGAGGCAATGACTCTTGTTAGCGATGCAGCTGATGATAACGCAGAAATTATTTGGGGAACGCAAACAAATGCCGATAGACCTGAAGATTCTGTGAAAGTTACAATTATTGCAACCGGCTTTGAAAAAGACATTATAGAAAATAACAAATCCCACGCCCAACAAGAAAAAGCACAAAAAGAAGCTCCTAGCACACTTTTTACAGACGCAAACTTTGAGTCTTTTCGCCGTGTCAGCGGATCAGATGATTTATTTGAAATCGACCTAGAAAAGCCAAGTTATCTAAGACATAAAAAAGACTAA